In the genome of Noviherbaspirillum saxi, the window GCGGAGAGTTCAGACGGCGCGACGGCAATGATGTTGATGGCGTGAATTTCAGTTGCCATCATGTCACGGAGGCAATCATACACCAGCCTGTGCCGCGCTATGCGATTCAGGCCGGCAAAGCGTTCAGAGACGAGGCGAAGCTTGTAGTGGCCTGCGCCCGAAGCGGCACCTGCATGACCGG includes:
- a CDS encoding BolA family protein, coding for MSERIEKIRDRLIATFAPLECQLDDESHLHAGHAGAASGAGHYKLRLVSERFAGLNRIARHRLVYDCLRDMMATEIHAINIIAVAPSELSA